TCAGGAAGCTGTGGGAGAATAGAGAAGTAAAGAGGCTGGGGTCAAAAGCCACAGGAGACTTCCGCTGAGGTAAGGACTGAAACATGTCATTTGCACTTAGTTGAGGAATGACCAGTAATTCAGAAGAGTATTGAAAGTGATTTCTGAGGAGTAATGGATACTGATAgttctatatatttctttttcttttaatccaagAGGTTTTTAGAGGTGACTTATGGATAGAAGTGATGGTAAGGGTCCTGTCGTGATGGTGTGTTTGCAGAATATTAACATAAGGTTGAAAAATTGTCAGTGTTCTATAAAGAGAGTTGGGAGACTTAAGGGATTAAGTCCATTGTATCTGCTAGGGCCTCCAATATGATGGAGTCAGAGCCAGAGAGCAATGGTTGAAGGAAGGGTATGCCTTGAAGAAATAGGCTTAGTTTGttaggtgggagagggagggataaggGGcagttaaaataagaaacaaaaacaagaaagcaattTTGTTTTGCCCCTCTGGGGCTGCAAAAagaagtaattttgtttttaagaatgaaCTTATCCTGTTATTTCTATTCTTTGCTAAcagaagaaagaggggaaaatgGAGAGGCTGAAGACACAGAGGAGAGGAGCTGGCCTGAGGTGGCTGAAGGTATAGCATCCCAGAAGAGAGGCTGGACTGGAAAGCAGGAGGGACACCCCACCAGCAGAAGGAGGTAAGGAGGTCTGTGGGGCATATGCATTTCTTCCAAGTAGAAATTTAAGTAGACCAGCCCCAGTGGTCTCTATTTTCTCAGTAACATAAGGGGTGAGGTGGACTGCTGAGAGTCAGAGATGAGACTGTGTGTAGGGGATTTGAGGCCAATGGTGTTATGTTTTAGGCTCGCCAGTGACTGATGGATGAGAGAAGAAGttgaacaagaacaaaaacagaatggCTCAGCAGGCTGGTGGTGGAGATAGTCAGTCAGGATCTTGACAGGAAGCAAACAGCACATTCAAGTGGGGTAATTGAGGAGAGTTAGGGGAAGAGACTACCTACCAAGCTGTGAGCAGGGTTAAGGGAAATGCATTAAGAATGTGAAGCACCcccagttcccgtcatggttcagtggttaacgaatctgactaggaagcatgaggttgcgggtttgatccctggccttgctcagtgggttaaggatccggtgttgccgtgagctgtggtgtaggccagtggctacagctccaattggacgacTAGCCtaagaacgtccatatgctgcaggagctgcccaagaaatggcaaaaagacaaaaaaaagaaaaaaagaatgtgaagcaCCCAAGGACTAGCAAGAGTGAGGAAACTTTACCACACCTAGGTCTCAAGAGGCAAGAGGAGGAACAGATTCCAGACCTCAGAGAAAAAGGATATCCCTTAGAGGAGAGGACTGTCACTGGAGCCCATAGGAGGCAGGTGTTGAAGTTACCTGCCAGCCAGGCAGCCTTCTCTCTCCAGGTTCTGGTAACGGCTCTATCCTCTGGCTCTTGCCCCAAAGTGCTAACAACCAACTATTATTACCAGTCCCAGGGGACCGTACTCTTCCTTATGATCATACCGTATTCTTTATATACACTTATAAATATCCTTTTATTAAAAttctacctttaaaaaatttactttgatTAAAAGTACtcaacttgaggagttcctgtcgtggcgcagtggttaacaaatccgactaggaaccatgaggttgcgggttcggtccctgcccttgctcagtgggttaacgatccggcgctgccgtgagctgtggtgtaggttgcagacacggctcggatcccgagttgctgtggctctggcgtaggccgggggctacagctccgattcgacccctagcctgggaacctccttatgctgcgggagcggacgaaagaaatagcaaaaagacagaaaaaaaaaaagtactcaactTGAGTGTACTTTCTATTTCCTGTGGAAACCCTGACTATGTATGGTGTTTTGAAAAGACATAAActctggaaagaagaaaaagaaggtgatatatatataaatagtgttagaaaaatatgtaaatagtgTTAGAAATAGAAAGGAGGACAAAGTACAGATATAgcctggattttaaaaatactcttctaTTATGAATGACTTTATACCAATAAATCTGAAAACTTATAAGAAGTGGAAATGTTACTAGAAGATATTGGGTAGAACAAGACAGTCtcaagaaaaaaactgacaacCAGAATAGATCTACAGCCATTAAAGACCCTGAAATAGTGGATTAAAAATCTACCCATAAATGTGGAACAGCCTTTAGGTGTTTTATTCAGCAAGTGTAAACATTTctaacatatcttttttttttcttttgctttttagggctacacctgcagcatatggaggctcccagactagggatctaattgaagctacagctgccgggcacagccacagccacgacagatcTAAGcaccatctgcgacctacacagcatcttgaggcaatgccagatccttaacccactgaacaaagccaaggatttaaccctcgtcctcatggatactagtcaggttcttttctgctgagcaaaaatgggaacttcctaagaTATATTTTATCTGATCCAAAAATCCTATTAAGCTTTCTGTACTTCTTATTCCATTCTGGGAAGTTCTATAGGCCGTGGGTGCCACTGTCTCATTCACTGCTGTACCCCAAGGTTAGCCCAGCCTTGGCTTAAACTTGGCATAAACCTAGGAAACATAAAGGATCAATAGATATGTAAGAATTCAAGCAAGGGTAGGGGACTTTTACAAAAGCCTCTATATCTCAAGTGACACTTCAAACAGCCAAGAGAGGGCTGTGATCTGGCAGACTGGGCCTTAGTCCACCTGCTCTGCTACTAGTTGGTATAGAAAGTTCCTTGAGAATGAAACTCTGCCTGCAGCAATAGAATCTCCTAACACCTGGTCTCTATAACTGTCTGATAAGTCACTGCTGGAACAATGAAGGTCACAATTTGGCCCTTTCAATAATAATACCAGGGTAAATTATTAGgaagttttgagaaaaaaaatagctgaacaACATCACCAAAAAGTCCTGAACCCAACTCAGCTACCTGAAAAGAGTTTCAGGAACTCGCAGGTACTTAAAATTTTTCCCTCAACCATATTGTTATGACCTATAGCAAAacttttgaaaagaatatttttcttggagttcccattgtggctcagtggttagcaaatctgactaggaaccatgaggttgtgggttccatccctggccttgctcagtaggttaaggatccggcgctgccgtgagctgtgatgtaggttgtagatgtggcttggatctggcattgctgtggctctggcataggctggtggctacagctctgattcagcccctagcctgggaacctccatatgccacaggagtggcccaaaaaatggcaaaaagacaaaaaaaaaaaaaagaatatttttctttagaggCACCAAGAATCATGGATCCATAACCCTGAGGATAGGACCCTAACatggggatttcccattgtggctcagcagtaacaaacctgactagtatccatgaggacacaggttcaatccctggctccgctcagtgggctaaggatccagtgtggccatgagctgtggtgtaggttggagacacagctcaaatcccacattgctatgactgtggtatagattaccagctgcagttctgattagacccctagcctgggaacttccatatgccttgggtgcagccccaaatagatgaaaaaggaaaaaaaagggaccCTAATTTGGATTTCTGGTGTAGAGAATTAGCTTCATCCAGAAGTTCTACAAAGCCATGTgtgagccaagacatggaaacaacctaaatgtccatcaacagaggagtggatcaagaagatggtacatatacacaatggaatattactcagccattaaaaggaatgaaatactggcatttttagcaacatggatggacctagaaattatcatgcaaagTGAGGTCAGcccatacaatgaaacaccaacatcaaatgctttcactgacatgtggaatctgaaaaaaggacagactgaacttctttgcagaacagatactgattcataggcttggaaaaacttatggtctccaaaggagacagtttggggggtgggggtatgtgctggggttgtgggatggaaatcctataaaactggattgtgatgatcattgtacaactacaaatgtaataaattcattgagtaaaagaaaaaaagaattgaatttaccttaaaaaaaatatatatatatataattaaaattaaaaaaaaaaaaaagccatgtgtgGTTCAGGTGAACACAGGATTGGGGCACCAAACCCAGGATCCCTGAAGGCCTTGATCAGGCTCACAAGGGTCTCAGGTTTTGCTACAATTGGTCCTGATgtgcttgttttgttgttgtttccctTTCATTATACTCCTGAACTTCTGAACCGGTTTTCCACTACAGCAGCCAGAAAGGTATGGGTTTATCTGTATAACTCAAGCCAGAGTGTTTTTATCTTCTGTATTCACAGGGGTCCCTCGTCAGTGGGAGTGGGTCGCAGGCTTAAACTCACAGGACACAGTGGAGGGCAAGCTAACTAGGTAGACCGCAGAGACCCACAGGTGTCCTGCCTTCAAGCACTGAGACCTTGGCTGCTAGGTAATCGCCTCAAGATCCACCCAGGGATTTCCCATCTAACTTAATGGGACAAAATTTAGGAATAAAGAGAACAGACACTCACATAATTCCTATTAAGAGTGTGGAAAACAGGGACCCTCTTTTAAGACATCTGTCCCCAAATATCGATCTCAATAAGCTGAACTCACAACCCTGGAAGGTTAAAAATGCACTTTAGTCCTCTTGCCctttcaagggttttttttaatcctaagatTCTGTTCTGACATTTCTACCAAGATGTAGTGGTTGGGGATGCTGGCCCTTTAacaggagcaggggaggggctgggaattTTAAAGGCAGGGGCGGCAAGCCTGCTTCAGCCCAGGCTGCCAGGGGGTAAACTGGGCAGGAGGGACAGTCACAGTCCTGGGGTGGGTGTTTGCAACCAGGCAGCTGTGAGCCCCCTCACTGTGCACAGATTCAGGCTGGAGGTGACTGTGGAAGTGCTTCTTCTCCACTCCCATCCTGGTTACTCATTTCTGCTGTCCTTTGCAGGACAGCTTCTTAGAGATGGGCTAATGAGGTCAGAGGGTGGGGGTTTGGGGCACTCTGAGAGCCAGGGATCCTGCCCCTTTAGATCAGAGCCAAAACTCCTCTGACAACCTTACTGGAGAGAGACATTGGCGGTTTGGGTGAGAACAGGGTCTCTGGGTCTCTTTCTGTCCCAGGTTGACCTTCCAGAGGCTAACAGTGCTCTCTCACCAGAGGAAATAGCCATGGAGCACGTCCTCCAGCCTGCAAGGATGAAATACCTTCAAGGTAGTATCACCAAGTGGCTGTGTTATCTGATTCAAAGCCCAGGAATGAGGAGGTTTGCTGGTCTGGTTCTCGGGATAGACATGGCTTTGGGATCCAGATTGCAAGTTTTTTTCGTTATTAGCTACATGATGCTGAGTGAAGTGACTGAGATCACTTTTATGGGCCTTGTTTTCCTTACCTTCAGAGAGAAAGAATTAATACCAACCTTGTATGGTTGTTGTGAGAGTTaaatgaacatatatatgtaaaacacatGGTAGTCTAGGGTTAAGTTGCCCTGAGTTGGGACAGCTGGAACTTTGTTGATTAGAGAGGCCTGAAAAGGGCTGTGAGTGGGGTGAGCAGGTGGAGCCTGTGGTGGTACCAATGAGACAGTGGAAgaggggggcaggcagggaaggGGATTGGCACCTGCCGGGTTCCCTGTGCTCTGGTTGGGGGTGGTTAGGGGCCCCCTGGGGTAGCGAGGCTGAGTTAAACTCTGAGAACTGGTGCCTATGTTTGAAGTGAGTGCTGGAAAGGGCTTGTGAACAGAAGTGCTACAAAGAAGCTTCCTCTCTAGACCAGACTCCTTGAAACTGAAGCCCAGTCTACTTCCTCCTCAGGCCCCCACATAAAGCGAGGCCCAGGCAGGGCCTATGGCCCCTTGGCTCTTGAGGTAGAATTGGTGTCTGCCTCCCatttggagaaagaggaaccAAATGAAGacgagaaggaggaggagaaacaggatCCAGATCTTGCCTCAGaccttgaggaggaggaggaagtggaggaggaggaaggagagaatgacCTTGGAGATCCAGCTGTCCTCAGCGCTGTCCATAACATCCAGGTACCATGGCAGCAGGGGACAGCTGGCTGTAGCTGCccatccctctcctcttccccaccaCTTTCTACCTGCTTCTGGATTAACAGTTTCTATTTCAGGCTTGAAGCCCAGAGAGAGGCTCTCCTTACCCTCCTTCTTGCTTTCTGTCTCCTACTTAGTTTCTATTGCTGCCCTCACCTTGAATCCAGGTCCTAGCAGGCTGTGCATCACCCAGAGATGCTGGCCCTGCTCTTGGTGAGGAAAGCGAGTCATCTTTGGTTCTGGGCCCATGTGTCTTTGCAGTCCATGTCTGGTAATTATTCCCTTGGATTCCTACGGCAGGGGAAGAGACACAAAGATTCCCAGGTAGAAATGGACTTACTCAGACCCTGCTTCAACTTAAATTTTAAGAGGCCAGCCTTTCTTCCCTTCAGTGGAAGGAGAGGGTCCTGACCCTGTTAATTGAATCTGAGGGAAAGCCAGGCTGCCTCGGTCCTGGGTATTGGAGATGCTTGGTCTTgctgcttccctccccccaccaacacGGGTGAATGGAGGAGATGCCACAGGGGCTCATTGGAGCCTGGGTTTTCCTCCCTCCCATTCCAGAAAGGTCTTCTCAGCTCCCCTGGAATCAAGGCCTCTGGTGTCCTGGGGATGTCACCTGCCTCCTTGCACTTTCAGTGGCAGGTGAGTCAATCCAGTCCGCACCCTGTGTGAGAGAAAGACTGGGTGCTGAAGAGCGGTATGCAGCCTGACCCTTCTTAAGATGACATGCAGTCTGCTCTTGACCTCCCTCTGGAGATTTAGCACCCAAAGCAAGGTGTGGGTATGGAAGTGGGGAGTCTCCCATCATGCAGAGAAACTCGGTAAACAACAGAGGTGATCCTGGGACAACAGGCCTTCCTAAGAAAAGGACAGACTAGATCCTACTTCCATCTTCGAGGATATCTCAACACATGATCACCACAGGGCCCAGGGATTTGTGGCCGAGGAGGGCTCCAGACGAGTCCCAAAAGAGACACATGAGTTTTGCCCCAGTGGCTGAAGACAAGGTCTGAGAGAAGACCTGGTGGAAAGGGAGGGGAGTTGACCCACACACAGTAGGAAAACACAGGCCCCCACTTCATTAGGGACTGAGGAGATGCTCCCTGGGAGGTGACACACCTTTTGGAAGTGAGAACAAGATCCAGGTCTGGTGCCCTCACCAGGGGCCTCAGGACAGCAAAACGTTAGGTGAGGTTCTTGAAGGAAAAGGCAGGTGAGGGTAGAGGGGCAGAAAGGCAGTCAGCACAAAAGCAGACTTCTCTTGGCAGAGATGCCCTTCTCCCAGACCCTAAATTCCTCTCCCAGACTCCGGACTACCTGGTGCCACTTCCCTTCCGGCCTGCCTTTCCCAGTGCCAGCTCTCCCACCAAGTACTTTGGACCTCCACTGCCCTCGCCAGACCCACCTTTCCTCGGCAGCCCATCGACCTCGTGGCCCCTTAGGCTCAGGTACTGGCCCCCAAAGTCCAGAATGAGCTGAGCTCTTCTCCAGAAGTCTCGGGAGGTAGTGGCAGAGGAGGCGTGACTACCACTCTTCCAGCCGCCACCAGAAATACTTAGAGAAACTCACTGAGATAGGTGTGAGGTAAAGTCCAATCCCTTCACCTCACAGAGGACATGGAAGCCCAGGGACTAATCTGAGGTCAGCTGGCATGGCAGAACTTACACTAGGACTCAGAAGTCCTGATCTCCAGGCCAAATGGTTTTCTGTGTGTCAGGATTTCCTGCAGTCAAGTTTCAGGGAAACATGTGCTAGAGAGGGGTAGGCCCTGCTGAGCTAGGACAGTGATGCTTCACGAGGCTGGTGTTGGACAGGCCCATAAGCAGGTAGGGTCCCACAGATGTCCAGCGAGGTTCCCAGAGGCTAAAGAGATGAAGGTGGGGTAGGTGGGAGGCTGAGCGCACCCTCCCACACAGCCCATGTTTCTCTCTAAGTCTTCCCAGTCATCTGACCCAGCTCCACCCTCAGCACCAGCGGATCTTGAAGCAGCAGCAATCTAGTCAACCACCAAGGTAAAGCTTAGAGGAGAATGAGGGTTGGGGGGAGACCCCTGCATGCTGAGttcctttgttccttcttctGGGATGCCCTCCCCATAGCCCTGCCTGCAAAGCCTCCCACACAGTGGCCCACCTCTGCACTCCCTCCCATCCTTCTTGACATCTTGCTCCCTGCTCACCACTTCTTGGAGAGTTTGCTGTTGGAGGGGTTTAAATTCTAACAGGACACTTGGCCTGGCttgaagttccccagccaaggagCCTTGGTCTCAGCAGCCAGACCCTTATGCTAACCTCATGAGCCAAAAAGAGAAGGACTGGGTGGTAAAAGTGCAGATGGTTCAGCTGCAGAGTGAGAACCCCCGCCTGGATGACTATTACTACCAGGTGAGCCCAGGGGCCCTGCACAACCTCTGATCTTGGGATCAAGTGGGCCTGACTCCATGGGTCCTCAGAGATTCTCCCTTCAGCTCACCAGGGCCATGTGCCTTCAGGTGAGAGAGATGATTGCTAACAGATGGGGGCTGTATTTCTACAGTTGATTTCCAAACTCCTTCCTCTTCTACTCCCACATTTCAGCCAAATGGGATTATTTATGATTCCCCAAACACACTCTGACGTTTTTGTCTCCATCCTTTGCCAGGCATTTCCCCTCTTCAGTCTTCAAATGAGGACTTTCTCATGTGGGTACACTTTGGTTTGTCTTGGAAATGACTTGTTTTAAATATCCatctacttttactttttaagatcTAAAACACAAAAGAAGTAATAAGCGGTGGGGTTCAAATTTCTTGAACACATGCTGGCAGGCTTTGGGACTCCTTTCTGCCTGCTTCCTATCTGCCCTTTGTCCATGAGTTTATGAATTGCCTACATTCAACTCCAGAGGCCCCTGTCAAGGTTCCCACCTTTTAGCTCCTTCTTCTGGACAgtagtttcttcctttgtttgCACCAGGCTTCCAAACTctccttctaggagttccctggcggtctaTTGGTAAGATTCTGCAcattcaccactgcagcctggcaCTCCCTgctctgggagctgagatcccacatcaaggtGTTGCAAGGTGCagcctgaagaaaaaaaagaaaaaaggaaaaaaaaaaaacttaacaggTGTAGAACTGTCCTAGATGCCAATTGACAGGAATACTTTCTTTGTGCTTCAAGCTGCTAATGGTCTTTGCGCTATCAGATAAGTCTGATTTCAGAGAGCACAGGTAGTCTCAGCAAACTAAACCACGGGGAGGGAGAGGGTAGGGGTGTCCCATGTGTAACATGGTATAATGAATGCAGGAAGGTTGCAGACACTGGGACACATTGGCATCCTGGCTCCCTGCTTTGCTCTCTGCCTTTCCATCAGATCTGATACTACCTCTTCAAGTCCTTAGGATGGGGATGCCAAGATACATGCCATGAGGCCCAGGGTGCCTAAGATGCTTTAGCATGGCTGCTAGAAGGGGCCTAAGGTGCCAGGAGCATTTCTGGAATGAACGCTCTTGGCAAAGGTGTGTTAGGAGGATGCACTGGAGAACCTTACTCCAAGTTCCACAGATGAGTGTGGACACGTCTCTTCCATGGACTCTCAGGAATATTATCAGAAACTAGAGAAGAAGCAGGCAGAGGAAGAGCGGTTTGGGCGGAAGACCAAGGTTGAGTCCCTCAAGCTGGTCACACCTTATATTCAGAAGGCTGAAACCTATGAGTCAGGTAGGACTGGGGCTGAGCTGCCGGGTTGGACAGGCCATCTGGGTGGCCAGAGGTGGAAAGAAGAGGCCATGTGACTGCCTGGCTTCTTTCGTGCAGTGGTTCGAATCAAGGGTTCCCTGGGTCAGGTAGCTGTTTCGACGTGTTTCAGCCCTCGCCGAGCTATTGATGCTGTGCCCCACGGAACTCAAGAGCAGGTAGGAGTGTTTTCTTCCTgcagccttttctctctcccattttGGAGCGAGGCCTAGAGCATTTAGGTTTGAGTTCAGACTGTGACCTAAGGTGAGGAAGAAGAGGTGTCAGACTGAGTAGTCTAGCCTTTCCAGCTCATTTTCTAGCTGGTGTAGGCTTGGGGGGCTGCTGCAAAGGTGTGGCTTACAGCCAGGGACTTTCTCTAGGAGACAGGAGCCGCAGGAAGTCAGAGGCTTCAGGTGTTGTACCGGATTGAGAAGGTAAGAGGTCAGCCTTAGTGCTGAGTTCCTTACCTCCCTTGAGAATAGCATATACTCACCTTGACCCCTTCTACCTCTCTCCCCATGCTCAAATTCCCAGATGTTCCTTCAGTTACTAGAGATAGAAGAGGGCCAGAAGGATGTGACTTCACAGCCCTGTGACCCTGAGCAGCAGAGCAACCAGGCTGAGAAGCTCTTCCAGGCCTTAAAGACCCACGAGCAGAATAATCTGGAGTAAGTGTGAGAGGGTCACACCTGGGCCCAGGAAGGAAAGgctaagaaggagttccctggtggcctatggCTTAAAAgttaggcattgtcactgttgtaacttgggtttgctccctggcccgggaacttcctcctGTCTTGGGGGCTGCCAAAAAGACAATAGTTTCTGCCtctccttctggcctgtagaaCTTTGCTCTGTAGAGTCTTGCAATGCTCCCCTCTGTCATCTGTAGGGAAGCAGCAGATGGCTTCCTCCAGGTGCTCTCCATCAGGAAAGGCAAAGCCCTAGTGGCCCGGCTGCTCCCCTTCCTGCCCCAAGATCGAGCTGTCAGCCTTCTTCTGACCATCACCCGCCATCTGCCCTTCCTGGTCAGGAGGGATGTGGCTGATCAGGTACTGTGGCATTGAGTGGAGGAAAGGAGGGTTTTGTGGACAGGTTAGGGATGTTTCTTCCTCCAGGCTGTTTCTTCTCCTCTTACTCCTCTCTGCAACCCTAAAGAAGCCAGAAAGAATACTTGGTAGGGGAGGGAATTACAGAACAAACCATCGCAGGAACAGCTGATCACCTTCAGGCACAATGAGCCAAGGAGAAGCCATTGCTATACAGTTGCATAGGTATGAGTGAGCTCTAGATGATTGAGAAGATCAAGCTCCGTGTTACGTGTTGAGCCCCACAGTACTTAGCTTAGGGGAAGGCATCCTAGAACGAGTGGGTACTGAAGGACCGGTGTTAGGGATGGAGACACTGGAGTGTGGTGTCTGGTAAGTAACCTAATGAGGAAGGGGTTAGAGGAAGGTCAGCAAGGAAAGAGGCTGGAGGTGAAGTTATCATGAGTCTGAGAGAGGTAATTTCTGACCTTCTTGCAGGCCTTGCAACTGTTATTCAACCCTCTGAGCAAATGTATCAGTCACTTGACATTCCACGAAC
The nucleotide sequence above comes from Phacochoerus africanus isolate WHEZ1 chromosome 2, ROS_Pafr_v1, whole genome shotgun sequence. Encoded proteins:
- the PATL2 gene encoding protein PAT1 homolog 2 is translated as MEHVLQPARMKYLQGPHIKRGPGRAYGPLALEVELVSASHLEKEEPNEDEKEEEKQDPDLASDLEEEEEVEEEEGENDLGDPAVLSAVHNIQKGLLSSPGIKASGVLGMSPASLHFQWQTPDYLVPLPFRPAFPSASSPTKYFGPPLPSPDPPFLGSPSTSWPLRLSLPSHLTQLHPQHQRILKQQQSSQPPSSPAKEPWSQQPDPYANLMSQKEKDWVVKVQMVQLQSENPRLDDYYYQEYYQKLEKKQAEEERFGRKTKVESLKLVTPYIQKAETYESVVRIKGSLGQVAVSTCFSPRRAIDAVPHGTQEQETGAAGSQRLQVLYRIEKMFLQLLEIEEGQKDVTSQPCDPEQQSNQAEKLFQALKTHEQNNLEEAADGFLQVLSIRKGKALVARLLPFLPQDRAVSLLLTITRHLPFLVRRDVADQALQLLFNPLSKCISHLTFHELLQGLQGLMELPPGCSERPVTVVLQNQFGISLLYTLLSHGEQLVSLDSSLEEPNSGHTAWTDMVVLTAWEIAQMPTASLAEPLAFSSNLLPLFCHHVDKQLVQQLEARMKFALTY